The DNA segment GGAGCCTGAGGCTTTGCCCCCCCTCGACGCGGATCCCGGCATTGAACGCTACATCGATGGATTGCTCCATCTCGCCGTTGCGCTCCACCAAAATGGCGGAAAGTTGAATGCGATTGGGATCCAATAAATCGATACGGGGCTGACGCAAATCAAAACGGCTGGGTTCTTCCCGGCGTCCACCAAAGGGCAAATCCGCTTGAATGTTCTGGAATTGGCTGAGAATTTCTGGTGAGTTCAGAGCGGCATTCAAGTCCTCCGCCCGTACTACGATGCGCACCGCTGCCTGTAGGGGCCGATCCAACCGTAAGGGATCCCCCTGAAACGAGGAAGGGTTGATCGCCAGGGCATCGGTTTCCAGCTCTAAAACCTCGATCCGAGGAAAAGGGGCTCGATACAATCCTCGTCCGGCAATCAACAGGCGATCAGCCTCGCCATTTAGAAGGCGGTAGTTGGGCTGACTTTGGATGCGCACCTCGAGAATTTCTGCTCGATCCAGCTGATCCAGCAACAGCTGCCGCGCCGACTGATCCGCAAGATAGCCTGCTCCCCCTCCTAACCCCGTCAACAACCCCAACAGAACGGCCAGGATCTCCATGTGCCATGCCCCAATGTGGCCTCAACCCAGGTTAGCAAGCGGGATCCCTCAGAGATGCCACCGAGTAATCCCTCAAGGATCCCGGTCAATGAAGCATCTTGAGAGAGCTGGCTTCGATGGGGCGATTGCCCATGAAGGTTTTGGCGATTTTGAGGCCATCCACCATCACCGGGCGATTGGGGATGCGATCCGTGATGAACTTGGCGCTCGACGCAACGGTGGGACGGCCTTCTCCCCAGGTTTCTACCACTTTGAGGCTGGAGGCAGTCACCGGACGATCGCTGAAGTATTCCACCACCTTGAGACTAGAGGCTCCAATGGGGCGGTTGTCCGGGCCAATCTCACTAATCTTGACGTCGCCCACAAACACGGGCCGATTCATGGGTTTGGCGAGAGCGCTGGCTTCAGACGCACCTTGAGAAGCCAAGTCTTGTTCAGGGCGGGGGGCCAAGTTCAACCCATTGCTAGAGCCAGTAGGAGCATCTTGCTCCGATAGGGTGCTGGAATGACCATTACGAGCAGCCATGGGAATCTCCTGAATTGACGGAATGGGAAAACAAGACGGGGTTGGGCTCGATGCAGTACTGCAAAAGGAAAAAGGGCTTGCGTGCTCACTACCCCCTAAGGGCACAGAGGCGGTGAGGTTGGGATCCCCAATGCTAAAGATATTCTAAAAATCTAAAGATATCCTAACATCCTAAACCTAAACCGAGGTTGAAACTGGAATCTGTTTATGACAACCCCTCTTCTGTCAGGTGCAGGGATCCCTCTGAACGGTACCAGAAATTGGCGATACACTACATCTGGAGTGAGTGGGTTGTGGAGTGATGGCAGGGATCCACCCTTTGCGTTGGTACATGTGTTGGGCAAGCGGGGCTGCACCGGCTCTCTTGGCTTTGCTGCTGTTGTCAAACCAGGCGGCTCAGGCCAGCCAAGCCTCCGCTCTAGAGCCTCAGCCCCAGTTCGACTTGAATGTTATCCGCTCCCGCACTTTGCCCTGGCAACGGCCCCCGATGGTCTTTGAGCCAGCCGATCCTTCTGACGCGGATGAATGGGGGGCGGATGACGCAGAGCATCCTTTCTTGGAGTTCACCCTGGAGGAGAGCAACACCGCCATTGCGCTTTTTGGCTGTGACTGCCCCGCCCATTTGAATCAGTTACGCCAGATGCGCGGTTTGCCGTTGCTTTAGGGATCCCAACTGAATCCATACCGGAATCGGAAATTCCAACACAGAGGGGGCGGACCCATCTGTTCAAGGCAGCACTGGCAGCACCGGCAAAATCTCAATTTCGGTACGTTGGCTTTGGCTCGGTTGTCCGACAGGCAAAATGGAGCCGCCTGAGCCTTGTGGTGGCAGCGGGGCCGTCTGGGCCGCTGGGCTAACCATGCCGTGCTGAGCAATCAGTTGGTTGAGGCGGGCGATGCGCTCCGGGACAGGTGGATGGGTGCGCAAGAAATCCGGTAGAGATCCACGAGACTGCAACTTGGCCAAAAATTGCGGCATCCCCTGCGGGTCAAATCCGGCTCGGTAGGCTGCCCAGAGACCTTTTTCATCGGCTACAAACTCGTTTTCCCGGCTTTGCGGTCGTCGGATCCCGACCTCTAGGGCCAGAGCCGCCAGGTTGTTGTCATTCACCCCCAACAGTTGCGCCCCAAACCGGGCGGTGGCTGCCTGTTGCAGTTGTTGCAATCCGTGGCGCTCGCTGATGTGGGCTACTTCGTGGGCCAAGACGGCTGCAATTTGGTCGTCGTTGTCGGCGGCTTGCAGAGCGCCGGTGGTGATGTACACAAACCCCCCCATCGTGGCAAAGGCATTGATGGCCGGATCCTCAACCACCTGGAAAGTGTAAGGCAAGTGGGGCCGTTCGCTACTGGCGGCCACCCGTTGGCCGATGCGGTTCACCCGACTCACCCAGTAGGGATCCCTACTGAGGCGAATCTCGCCCCGACTTTTTAGGTGCTGATCAATCTGGCGACCCAGGCTGACTTCTTGGGCCTCGCTCAGTTGGCTCACCTGCATCAGTTGCACCCCCTGGAGCAACAAGCGACCCCAGTCTTGGGCTTGAGCGGGTGCCCCAATCAGGGATCCCATCACCAGCAGGGCCACCCCCGAACGAACAAGCCAAGGTAATGGGCAAGTTTGCAGCATTGAGAGGCCTCCTCAAGAGGGCTTACCCTCAAGCTAGCGATTTTCTGCTTCGATAGGGTTACCGCAAAGGTGAAATTCCTCTGCCATGAAAGGTAAATGTTGGGAAATACTCCACTGGCTGCGTGGAATGGAATACGATAAGACTTCGTGTTTGGTTTTAGCGATTGCCTTGAATTGTTGCCTACGGTTGAATTGACTACTGTTGATCAAACTCGTGATCAAATTGGTCGAGCTTGAATAGGCTTTTGTCCCACGGTCGTTTACCCTGACTCCTCATCCCTCTGCTCGTTGCTGTCATGACGGGATCCCCTGTACTGAACCCTCAAGGCTCCCCGCCGCCCACTCCAGCTTCACGCAATTTGGCGGCAGGTACTGTCTATTTCCGTTCCGACTCCCAAGGGCTCCATCTGCATTTACCCGCTGGCATGGACTGGGATGAGGTGTGGGAAAGTTTGATTTGGCAGTTGCGCAGCCGCAAACCCTTCTGGGCCGGAGCGACCCCCCTCACCCTCTGGAGTCAGGATTGGGAGCTGGATCTGCCCACGTTGCAAACCCTGTCTGCCCTGGTATCGCAGTATCAGCTGCAGCTGCGGCGAGTTCAAACCACCATCCGCTCGACGGCAATTGCGGCGGCCACTTTGGGCTATTCTGTGGAACAATCTTCCCCTTTGGAGGCGATTCCTCCTGTTCCGACCGATACCACTCCCTTGTATTTGCGCTCCACGGTTCGTTCTGGCACCGCTGTTCGTCACAGTGGTTCGGTCTTTTTGCTGGGGGATCTTAACCCTGGAGGAGAGATTATCGCTGGGGGGGATATTTGGGTGTGGGGACGGTTGCGGGGGGTGGTTCATGCTGGGGCCAATGGTGACGAAAAGGCCCTGATTTTGGCTCTCCAGCTGGATCCCACCCAGTTGCGTATTGC comes from the Thermostichus vulcanus str. 'Rupite' genome and includes:
- a CDS encoding DUF2993 domain-containing protein, with translation MEILAVLLGLLTGLGGGAGYLADQSARQLLLDQLDRAEILEVRIQSQPNYRLLNGEADRLLIAGRGLYRAPFPRIEVLELETDALAINPSSFQGDPLRLDRPLQAAVRIVVRAEDLNAALNSPEILSQFQNIQADLPFGGRREEPSRFDLRQPRIDLLDPNRIQLSAILVERNGEMEQSIDVAFNAGIRVEGGQSLRLQDPEFVVASVRVPDEISEAFLGGLNEVFNLEELEELGILLRVLSLEVGSDQLEVIGFVRVETLAHLTGSRRAALP
- a CDS encoding M48 family metallopeptidase — translated: MLQTCPLPWLVRSGVALLVMGSLIGAPAQAQDWGRLLLQGVQLMQVSQLSEAQEVSLGRQIDQHLKSRGEIRLSRDPYWVSRVNRIGQRVAASSERPHLPYTFQVVEDPAINAFATMGGFVYITTGALQAADNDDQIAAVLAHEVAHISERHGLQQLQQAATARFGAQLLGVNDNNLAALALEVGIRRPQSRENEFVADEKGLWAAYRAGFDPQGMPQFLAKLQSRGSLPDFLRTHPPVPERIARLNQLIAQHGMVSPAAQTAPLPPQGSGGSILPVGQPSQSQRTEIEILPVLPVLP
- the minC gene encoding septum site-determining protein MinC; the protein is MTGSPVLNPQGSPPPTPASRNLAAGTVYFRSDSQGLHLHLPAGMDWDEVWESLIWQLRSRKPFWAGATPLTLWSQDWELDLPTLQTLSALVSQYQLQLRRVQTTIRSTAIAAATLGYSVEQSSPLEAIPPVPTDTTPLYLRSTVRSGTAVRHSGSVFLLGDLNPGGEIIAGGDIWVWGRLRGVVHAGANGDEKALILALQLDPTQLRIADQVARPPEAGSLPNTPEVVYLQDNVICIATIQDFLRREV